The region atatttagttCATTTTGCTATGGTCTATGTGGATCCACAAGAATGTCCAGAGTATATTCTACAGCCTTACGGAATTGCGGTGTTTACAGTTGTAGTTGAGGCTGAATGATGGAATGATATGGCCAGACTTTATACTAGGCCACATAGCTTTTGAGGATAAACagatatcatttttctttcatgtatatatatatcttcataatcccccccccccccccccccccaaaaaaaaaaaaaaaaaaacccgccaaaaaaaaaagaaaaagaagaggaaacgCTTACCTCCTCcgttaaaagaaaaattccttGCAGTTAAGTCTTTTGTGGTGCTTTATCTCATGTTGTCTAATTCATACTTTACAAGGGTTCAAacacaaaggaaaaaagaaaaagcaacaCTTAATGTTGTTTTATATGAAAATGTGAGCAACACTATTACTTGTTCTGCTCAAAGTATGAGATGTTGAGTAAGGTTTCCCATCTCTCAAAAACTTTTCTGTTTAACCAAATGAAGTTGGTGGATTGCATGGACAATTTGATATGTACTTGTGGTGTCAGTCACTTAAACATCGTTTATGAGATAAGCCTAATGATTCAAAATCCTGCTTTGGttaatatttgatttttcttttcattttttaaatttaatataattattgttcATTCTCTTTGATTTATCCAGATATTCAAGGGTCTGACAATACCATTCCACTCTCACCACAGTGGCTTCTGCCAAAGCCAGGGGAGAGTAAGCCTGGAATAGCAGCTGTGGTATGTTTTCGTTACATTTTGATCGAATATTTATGTAGTCTACCTGAgcatgcatattttctaagaaaaaGTGAATGTGTTATATAGTTACTGGGATTTTTTGTTAGCAGCATGTGTCCtgtcttcttttttatttggtaatttattattgcttcagattttttttttttgttttttgttcaggAAAACCATTTCAGCCTGCATCCAGCTTATGGCAATCGCTCGGATATCTCGAAGTCACCGGGAAATGGTGAGGAGATGCACGAAAGCCATAAGAAAAAGGATGTCTTCAGGCCATCCTTGGTTGATATGGAAACTGGTCGCCGTGACCGCTGGCGTGATGAAGAAAGGGACACTAATTCCTCTGTGCGCAAAGATCGTTGGAGGGATGGAGACAAAGACCTTGGTGACATTCGTAGGACGGATCGTAGGATGGAAAATTCATCCGTTAGACAACCTGGAGAAGTGCGTCGTGCTCCACCTGAGAGGTGGTCTGACTCAAGTAACCGGGATAGTAACTATGAACAACGGCGTGAGAGCAAGTGGAACACACGTTGGGGGCCTGATGATAAGGAGACTGAAGGTTTGCGTGAGAAGTGGATCGATTCTGGCAGAGATGGTGATGTGCATCTTGATAAGGGGATGTCTCATGTTGCCAATCATGGAAAGGATGAGAGGGAGGGGGATCATTATCGGCCATGGAGATCTAGTTCCTTACAAAACCGAGGACGGGGAGAGCCTCCTCACCAGCAAAGCTTAACACCAAACAAACAAGTTTCTACATTTTCTTATGGCCGTGGACGTGGGGAAAATACACCTCCAACCTTTTCTCTAGGACGTGGACGGGGAAGTTATGGTGGCAGCTCTACTAACACACATTCTCTTGGAACAGTCGTAGACAAAGTTGAGTCTGGCCAAGGGGAGCCTTACCGTTTAAGATATAGTAGAACGAAGTTGCTTGATGTATACAGAACGACCGATATGAGTTCATATAGAAGATTGGATGGGTTTGTAAAAGTGCCGTATCTGACACAGGATGAATCATTAGAGCCCTTGGCACTATGTGCACCGAATTCTGAGGAAATGGTAAATTTATTTATGAATTGATATTGAGAATGTTATTGATACCTCAGCAGTTGATTTGATTTATATCTGCTTGAGTAGGCTGTTATGAAGGGAATTGACAAAGGCGATGTTGTAAGTAGTGGTGCACCACAGATAGCTAAAGATGGAAGGACCTCAACAGATTTTACACAAGCAAGACGAGCCAAGCTTGGTAGTACTTATTACCAaatgtcttcaaatattcaCTTACACATACTCTTGGGTAAGAATTAACATCTATGGGAATTGTATTATCTGCGCAGGCTCTAAGGAAGATTTACCGCATGCTTTGGATGATTATAAAGATGAAAGTGCTGAAAATTCAAGAGGTAGTTCTGCAAATATTTCAGAAGGTTATTCCTATGAAAGGCAGACACCCTATCATGGGTCCAACATGAAAATGGAATTTCCGCGAGATCATAAGTCATGCTCTGATAACAAGTTTAAAGCCGAAGGTATGTATTTAGAAAGTTGTTCTCAGTGATTatgcaaaataaaagaaaaagaataactacttTCCCATTTGGTCTGATTTTATAAGTGAGTCTTGTATGCTATTTGATGAGTGTAAAAAGTGATTCGCTTGACAAAAATTTTATGTAATCGGATTATCTTATTAGCTACCAAATGCATCTTGAAACTTTGTTTCAACTTTTACGTGTGACTGGGGGTTGGAGTTGAGATCCTTGTTTTCCTATCTGTCGATGATACACCCAATTTTTGTATCTCATAAGCATGAATCAATTTTGCCATTTATTGTGAAGGTGTTTCTTTGTACTTTCTATCTGCAGCTTTCAGAGAAGATGGTGATCCTTATAGCAAGGCTGAGGAGGTGCCCATTAATAAGGAATCAAGTCTCCCAGGAAATACTTCTGTTCCTGCCACTACATGGCGAACCCCTTCACTGGGAGAACGTTCACATAATGCCTTGCATGATTGGAGAGAGAATACAAGTGATGGCAGGTCCAGGTCCTCCGCTATGGGCTGGTCAGAACCACCCAAGGAACTACATAGTGAATGGGAAAGTAAATTGGGTAACCTATCAGAAACCAAAGATGGATCCAAGTGGCGAACCAGTGAGGATCCCATTCTTAAGAGGCAGCCATCTGGAATTATGGACAGGGAACAGGAAGCTAGGAAAGCTCTGCAGCCTTCTCCAGAGGAGTTAATGCTTTATTATAAAGATCCCCAAGGGAGAATTCAAGGCCCTTTCAATGGGTTTGATATTATTTCATGGTTTGAGAATGGATATTTTGGCTTAGATTTGCTAGTCTGCCTAAGTCCAAATGACTTGCCTTGGTCACCACTCGGTGATGTTATGCCCCATTTACGAGCTAAAGCCGGGCCACCACCTggatttactatgccaaaacaaaatgaatatgcAGATGCATCTAGCAGGCCAAACATCGGCAGCTTGGGGAATCTTCATGCTACAGTAAACGAGATTGATGTTTTGAGGGACGAACCCAGGCATAGACATGGTTCCATGACAGAAGCTGAGAATAGATTTTTGGAGTCACTGATGTCTGGTAATGTGAGCAGTTCATCACTGGAGAAGTTTGCTTCTGAAGGTTAATTTTGTTAaagatttctctttttaaatatattttgattatatattGTGAGCACATATTGTGCTTTAGCCAGGCCCTGTTCTCTTCCTTTTATTGTATTGATTATTACCAGACAGCGGCCTAATTTCACTTGGATGATTACGATTAATTTGTAGGTATGCAAGGATATATTGGAAATAATTCAAGTAGTATGCCGCCATCTGGAGTAGATAGCGGAAACAACCTTTACCTGTTAGCAAAGAGAATGGCTCTTGAACGGCTGAGGTCCGTGCCCAATTCTTATCCATATTGGCCTGGAAGAGACGCCGCATCCCTGGTTTCGAAGTCTGATGTTATCCCAGACTCCCCGACACCACAGTCAAAGATTCTATCTTCTATGAATGACAATCCTCGTCAGCCTCTTCCTTCAAATAATGCTGACTTGTTGTCCCTTCTCCAAGGCTCATCTGACCGGTCATCCACTGGTGTAAACAATGGTCTTGCTGGTTGGTCGAATTTTCATGCCCAAGGTGGAATAGATCCACTTCCAAATAAGATTGACTTCCATCATGATCAGAGTTTCCCTCCTCAGGCCCCATTTGGGATCCAACAACAGAGGCTGCAATCACAAAACCAACCGTCTTTAGCCAATCCAGTTGCTCAAGCTATAGATAATCCATCTGGTATTTTTACACCAGAAAAGTTGCTTTCATCTGGCTTAGTACTAGATCCACAATTGTTAAATATGCTGCAACAGCAGTACTTGTTGCAGTTACATTCGCAGGCACCAGTTCAAACACAGCAGATGTCATTGTTAGATAAACTTCTGTTGCTTAAGCAGCAACAGAAGCAGCAGGAGGAGCAGCAACAGTTATTACGACAACAACAGTTACTTTCTCAGGTTCTGTCAGAGCATCAACCTCACCAGTTATATGGTGACCCATCTTTTGGACAGTTACAGGCAGCTGCAATACCATCGGCGAATGCATCTGTAGATCCTCCTCGGCTTCAGCCACCACAAGAGATGTTTCAGATTGGTTCCCAGACGgcaattcccattattcaagatCAACATAACTCTAACTTTGTGAAATTGCCTGTACAAGTTAATCATGATGTTAATTATAGCGTAAGTTCTGAAGCGTCTTCTTTGCTTCTACCTCATCAATTATTTGGGAATATCACCCGTCAAAAAGCGTGGGATGCTACTGTTCCAGAAGAAATTGTTGATACCCTTAAAAAAGAATCGTTACCGACATCATCTTTTGTTGAAAGCTCCCGTTTGTTTGAGATGATGAACAGATCTGTCGAGGGGCCTCAGCTTGTGAAGACATCTGTTCCTGATTCTGAATTCCATGATACCAGAACTCTGGAGCAGTCATCAGACAACACTTTGAGGACCAATGAAACTGTCATGGTTGAGACCTCTGAAGTTACTGTGGAATCAGTACCTGTTTCTGTGTCATCAGCAGGAACTTGTAAGGGTGAAATGCCTGTGCCTGAGCAAAGTGATTTAAAGGTTCAACCTGGTGTTTTACATGAAGAACTGGAAGCTGAAAGGGAAAGGTGCACTATGGAGCCCTCTATGGTGACAGAAGTTAAGAGTGTTGAAGTGCGTGAGCAAAGAAAAGGTTCTGAGAAGAAGCCTAAGAAGCAAAAATCTTCGAAGTTACAGTCTTCTGACCAGGTAAAAGAAGTGCTCAAGACTTCATCTTCGCTGCAATCAAGGCAATCTGAAATTCAAAAGCAGAGAATTGAGACAGAAATTGGTGCTGGAGATGCACTATATGGAACATCTCCGCAAAAGGCAAGAGATAACAGAGGCAGTAAATCTGGGATCACTACTGTGGAAAATGTGGcttcccaacaagctcaaagcATTGTACCTGCTAGAGTTTCGGCAGATGACATTGGAGGTGTTGATATCAAGAGCAACTCAGGAGTACTTGGTTCTACCTCAGTGCAGGATACCCAAACACATACTGGACACCGAGCTTGGAAACCTGCTTCTGGTATCAAGCCTAAGTCATTATTGGAAATTCAACAGGAAGAACAGAGGAAAGCACAGATAGAAACAGTAGTATCTGAGATCACCACTTCCGTCAACTCCATGAGTTTGTCAACTCCTTGGGCGGGCGTTTTAGCTAATCCAGACGCAAAAGTATCTAGGGAAACTCGCAGAGATGCAGGGAATTCTGAGTTAAGTCTAGGGAAACCTGAAGGTTCTGTGAATTCTAAGATCAAGAAGAGCCATTTGCATGACCTATTGGCAGAAGAAGTTTTGGCAAAGTCTAGTGAAAGAGATGTCGAAGTTCCTGACAGTATATCTACTCTGGCTACTCCACAAGTTATGACCACCCATTCAGAATCCGTAGATGATGATAACTTTATTGAGGCTAAAGATACTAAGAAGAGTCGCAAAAAGTCAGCAAAGGCTAAGGGAGCAGGAGCTAAGGTCTCTGTATCCCTTGCTTCTGATGTTTCTATTGGTTCGAGTCCCATTGAGAAAGGGAAAAGCTCTCGTCCTATACTGCAGGAGAAGGAAGTATTGCCGGCAATCCCATCAGGGCCTTCTCTAGGAGACTTTGTTCTTTGGAAGGGAGAGTCAGCTAACTCTTCCCCTTCTCCGGCATGGTCTACTGACTCTGGGAAGCTATCTAAACCTACATCTTTAAGGGACATCCAAAAGGAGCAGGAGAAAAGGGTCTCTTCTGCCCACAATCCAACCCAGATTCCAACTCCTCAGAAATCCCAGCCAACTCAGGTCACCCGCACCAGTGGTCCTTTATGGTCGCTTTCTGCATCTTCTCCTGCTAAGAGCGCGTCTCCAATCCTGAATAATTCCCATGCTGCTTCTCAGTCAAAATTTAAAGGAGATGATGACCTATTCTGGGGCCCAATTGatcaatcaaagcaagaaactaAGCAGTATGgtttttgtctctctctctctctctctctctctctctctctctctctctctctatattgttttatttagttttttgtaCTGTCTATTGCATGCTGCTGTCTGTTGAAAATTTGCCATTTTCTTATCTATAATGGGGTGGTTGCACCATGTGATATGCTGGTATTTCATCCGTAACTTTTCTTTTGCATTCTGACAATATGTTGTAAGTTCATTATGAGTTGTAGCATTTATGTAACAGTTATGCTTTATACATTTATAGATATGCTCATTTTGACACCAAAAAAATGGTGTTATTGTATCTGATTTTGGTTATTTCAgtaatgtttttatttgttactatcttgtttgtaatattttagataattttttaacttatttttaatGTGAAAGATGCTGCGTGATTAAAACAGTATATAAACTTTTGCTGGGTGAGTTTGGTATTGTATCTGATTTTGGTTATTTCAGTaatgttgtttttatttgttactatCTTGTTTGTAATATTTTAGATAATCTGACTTATTTGTAATGTGAAAGATGCTCCATGTGACGAAGTTTGGTAGTGAATTAAAACAGTATAGAAACTTTTGCTGGGTAAGTTGTGGAGTTGTGATGGTATTCCCTAGGGTCAATAAAGGATTAAAGTTTGTCAAATTAGCAGTCTTTTTCTGAACCATTTGACACGTTGGAACTCTTGCCATTGCACTTTGGGGCCATACATTTGTTTtatattccatttttttaacGGACTCATGTTTATAAGGATCATGCTTTGGAATTTGAATTGGCTGACAGTTACCTGAcattccctccctccctccggCTTGTGATCAGTTGTGTAAATCAACATGTAATTAAGTGATCTTGATGCATCAACATGTATATGTCTGAGCTCGTTGCatggatactctaaattaaTGTCAATGTTCTTTTTGggaaatgaatggaacttgccGTCCTCTCTGATTCTTTTACATTTTAGTCAGTTTTTTCCCCCTCGGAACACCCCGACTCAAACAATAAGTCAGTGAATTTAAAACACTGTTTTTGTGATTCTGGGTATGTACACATATATGTTCTGGAAAGTGTTGTAGTTTTCTGTTTAATAGGTGGAATGGTCAATTTCTGTAATTATTGTGTTTATTTGCAGATAATGTGTGCAGCCATCATTATcaatatatttctttctttttttttttttgggggggggggggggggggtgagagagagagagagagagagagattagtgGTACTTTTGTTAGAATTATTAATCTGTGCAGCATGTGAAGATCATCCGTCTTAATTTAATGCATGTATGTTTTGCATTTTGACTTCAGTTTGCTTGTGTCATAACTGTTACCATTATTTCCATTTATCAAATTGATAAAATACCGTACTCATTTCTCTTTCACATTATCAATATACGAGTATGATGAGATGTATTTGTCATTGTTGAAAAGtgaaaattgttgttttcttaAGCAGGGCGGATTTCCCTCATCTTGCAAGCCAGGGCAGTAGGGTGATCAAAAGCACTCCTGTCAAAGGAACTTCAACTGGATCATTAAGCCGACAAAAATCAGTTGTTGGCAAACCTGCTGAGCGATCTCTTTCATCCTCGCCTGCCTCTGCTCAGGCTTCTCTGAAAGGAAAAAGAGATGCTATGAACAATCATTCTGGTAAGGCATGCTGGACTTTTGATCCTTTCATCACATATATTGTCAATTGACCTTTCTTTTCTCATGTCTTTTCTCACCTTGCAGAGGCCACGGATTTTAGAGATTGGTGCCAGAGTGAGTGTCTCAGGCTTGTTGGTACAAAAGGTGAGTTTGATTTCACTCACATTTGGCAGAAATTTTATTTCTAGATATTTCAAATACATGAAATTTAGGTATTGGCTACAGAAAAACAATGTTACGTTGTAAATTATGCTTTGCATTTTTTGTTTAGCCAAGAAagtaaaacaaattttttaagaagaaaagataGAGGCCATGGCTTGTCAGACCAATTGGTCCAATGCCCTACTTATTGCTGGAAACATGATTAGCCTAGTCTTGTTCCTTGCCATGTCTCTATGGTCCTGAAAGGCTGGTCCAGTAATCTTAAGATTTGCTAGCATTCAAGCTATTTTACCTAATGTAATGCTATTCTGTTTTCATCTTTGCTAGATACGAGTTTCCTTGAATTCTGCTCGAAGCAGTCCAGATCCGAGGCTGAAATGCTTCTGATAGAGAACCTTGGATCATTTGATCCTGATCACCAGTTCATTGACAAATTCCTCAACTACAAGGAGTTGTTACC is a window of Alnus glutinosa chromosome 4, dhAlnGlut1.1, whole genome shotgun sequence DNA encoding:
- the LOC133865815 gene encoding protein ESSENTIAL FOR POTEXVIRUS ACCUMULATION 1 isoform X1 gives rise to the protein MADRTDSDSSHHLSVTPPTQQISKDIQGSDNTIPLSPQWLLPKPGESKPGIAAVENHFSLHPAYGNRSDISKSPGNGEEMHESHKKKDVFRPSLVDMETGRRDRWRDEERDTNSSVRKDRWRDGDKDLGDIRRTDRRMENSSVRQPGEVRRAPPERWSDSSNRDSNYEQRRESKWNTRWGPDDKETEGLREKWIDSGRDGDVHLDKGMSHVANHGKDEREGDHYRPWRSSSLQNRGRGEPPHQQSLTPNKQVSTFSYGRGRGENTPPTFSLGRGRGSYGGSSTNTHSLGTVVDKVESGQGEPYRLRYSRTKLLDVYRTTDMSSYRRLDGFVKVPYLTQDESLEPLALCAPNSEEMAVMKGIDKGDVVSSGAPQIAKDGRTSTDFTQARRAKLGSKEDLPHALDDYKDESAENSRGSSANISEGYSYERQTPYHGSNMKMEFPRDHKSCSDNKFKAEAFREDGDPYSKAEEVPINKESSLPGNTSVPATTWRTPSLGERSHNALHDWRENTSDGRSRSSAMGWSEPPKELHSEWESKLGNLSETKDGSKWRTSEDPILKRQPSGIMDREQEARKALQPSPEELMLYYKDPQGRIQGPFNGFDIISWFENGYFGLDLLVCLSPNDLPWSPLGDVMPHLRAKAGPPPGFTMPKQNEYADASSRPNIGSLGNLHATVNEIDVLRDEPRHRHGSMTEAENRFLESLMSGNVSSSSLEKFASEGMQGYIGNNSSSMPPSGVDSGNNLYLLAKRMALERLRSVPNSYPYWPGRDAASLVSKSDVIPDSPTPQSKILSSMNDNPRQPLPSNNADLLSLLQGSSDRSSTGVNNGLAGWSNFHAQGGIDPLPNKIDFHHDQSFPPQAPFGIQQQRLQSQNQPSLANPVAQAIDNPSGIFTPEKLLSSGLVLDPQLLNMLQQQYLLQLHSQAPVQTQQMSLLDKLLLLKQQQKQQEEQQQLLRQQQLLSQVLSEHQPHQLYGDPSFGQLQAAAIPSANASVDPPRLQPPQEMFQIGSQTAIPIIQDQHNSNFVKLPVQVNHDVNYSVSSEASSLLLPHQLFGNITRQKAWDATVPEEIVDTLKKESLPTSSFVESSRLFEMMNRSVEGPQLVKTSVPDSEFHDTRTLEQSSDNTLRTNETVMVETSEVTVESVPVSVSSAGTCKGEMPVPEQSDLKVQPGVLHEELEAERERCTMEPSMVTEVKSVEVREQRKGSEKKPKKQKSSKLQSSDQVKEVLKTSSSLQSRQSEIQKQRIETEIGAGDALYGTSPQKARDNRGSKSGITTVENVASQQAQSIVPARVSADDIGGVDIKSNSGVLGSTSVQDTQTHTGHRAWKPASGIKPKSLLEIQQEEQRKAQIETVVSEITTSVNSMSLSTPWAGVLANPDAKVSRETRRDAGNSELSLGKPEGSVNSKIKKSHLHDLLAEEVLAKSSERDVEVPDSISTLATPQVMTTHSESVDDDNFIEAKDTKKSRKKSAKAKGAGAKVSVSLASDVSIGSSPIEKGKSSRPILQEKEVLPAIPSGPSLGDFVLWKGESANSSPSPAWSTDSGKLSKPTSLRDIQKEQEKRVSSAHNPTQIPTPQKSQPTQVTRTSGPLWSLSASSPAKSASPILNNSHAASQSKFKGDDDLFWGPIDQSKQETKHRADFPHLASQGSRVIKSTPVKGTSTGSLSRQKSVVGKPAERSLSSSPASAQASLKGKRDAMNNHSEATDFRDWCQSECLRLVGTKDTSFLEFCSKQSRSEAEMLLIENLGSFDPDHQFIDKFLNYKELLPADVLEIAFQSRNDLKVTGFSTGGGNSGNAGVGDADNDPDGSSKGGGKKKGKKGKKVSPSVLGFNVVSNRIMMGEIQSVED
- the LOC133865815 gene encoding protein ESSENTIAL FOR POTEXVIRUS ACCUMULATION 1 isoform X2, whose translation is MADRTDSDSSHHLSVTPPTQQISKDIQGSDNTIPLSPQWLLPKPGESKPGIAAVENHFSLHPAYGNRSDISKSPGNGEEMHESHKKKDVFRPSLVDMETGRRDRWRDEERDTNSSVRKDRWRDGDKDLGDIRRTDRRMENSSVRQPGEVRRAPPERWSDSSNRDSNYEQRRESKWNTRWGPDDKETEGLREKWIDSGRDGDVHLDKGMSHVANHGKDEREGDHYRPWRSSSLQNRGRGEPPHQQSLTPNKQVSTFSYGRGRGENTPPTFSLGRGRGSYGGSSTNTHSLGTVVDKVESGQGEPYRLRYSRTKLLDVYRTTDMSSYRRLDGFVKVPYLTQDESLEPLALCAPNSEEMAVMKGIDKGDVVSSGAPQIAKDGRTSTDFTQARRAKLGSKEDLPHALDDYKDESAENSRGSSANISEGYSYERQTPYHGSNMKMEFPRDHKSCSDNKFKAEAFREDGDPYSKAEEVPINKESSLPGNTSVPATTWRTPSLGERSHNALHDWRENTSDGRSRSSAMGWSEPPKELHSEWESKLGNLSETKDGSKWRTSEDPILKRQPSGIMDREQEARKALQPSPEELMLYYKDPQGRIQGPFNGFDIISWFENGYFGLDLLVCLSPNDLPWSPLGDVMPHLRAKAGPPPGFTMPKQNEYADASSRPNIGSLGNLHATVNEIDVLRDEPRHRHGSMTEAENRFLESLMSGNVSSSSLEKFASEGMQGYIGNNSSSMPPSGVDSGNNLYLLAKRMALERLRSVPNSYPYWPGRDAASLVSKSDVIPDSPTPQSKILSSMNDNPRQPLPSNNADLLSLLQGSSDRSSTGVNNGLAGWSNFHAQGGIDPLPNKIDFHHDQSFPPQAPFGIQQQRLQSQNQPSLANPVAQAIDNPSGIFTPEKLLSSGLVLDPQLLNMLQQQYLLQLHSQAPVQTQQMSLLDKLLLLKQQQKQQEEQQQLLRQQQLLSQVLSEHQPHQLYGDPSFGQLQAAAIPSANASVDPPRLQPPQEMFQIGSQTAIPIIQDQHNSNFVKLPVQVNHDVNYSVSSEASSLLLPHQLFGNITRQKAWDATVPEEIVDTLKKESLPTSSFVESSRLFEMMNRSVEGPQLVKTSVPDSEFHDTRTLEQSSDNTLRTNETVMVETSEVTVESVPVSVSSAGTCKGEMPVPEQSDLKVQPGVLHEELEAERERCTMEPSMVTEVKSVEVREQRKGSEKKPKKQKSSKLQSSDQVKEVLKTSSSLQSRQSEIQKQRIETEIGAGDALYGTSPQKARDNRGSKSGITTVENVASQQAQSIVPARVSADDIGGVDIKSNSGVLGSTSVQDTQTHTGHRAWKPASGIKPKSLLEIQQEEQRKAQIETVVSEITTSVNSMSLSTPWAGVLANPDAKVSRETRRDAGNSELSLGKPEGSVNSKIKKSHLHDLLAEEVLAKSSERDVEVPDSISTLATPQVMTTHSESVDDDNFIEAKDTKKSRKKSAKAKGAGAKVSVSLASDVSIGSSPIEKGKSSRPILQEKEVLPAIPSGPSLGDFVLWKGESANSSPSPAWSTDSGKLSKPTSLRDIQKEQEKRVSSAHNPTQIPTPQKSQPTQVTRTSGPLWSLSASSPAKSASPILNNSHAASQSKFKGDDDLFWGPIDQSKQETKQADFPHLASQGSRVIKSTPVKGTSTGSLSRQKSVVGKPAERSLSSSPASAQASLKGKRDAMNNHSEATDFRDWCQSECLRLVGTKDTSFLEFCSKQSRSEAEMLLIENLGSFDPDHQFIDKFLNYKELLPADVLEIAFQSRNDLKVTGFSTGGGNSGNAGVGDADNDPDGSSKGGGKKKGKKGKKVSPSVLGFNVVSNRIMMGEIQSVED